Proteins from a single region of Streptomyces spinoverrucosus:
- a CDS encoding response regulator gives MIEVLVVDDDTRVARVNAAYVEKVRGFHVAGEAHNAAEALRQLEVLPHVDLVLMDHYLPDETGLAVVQEMRRRGHQTDVIMVTAARDISTVQAAMRQGALQYLVKPFAFAGLRAKLEAYAELRRTLDGGGEAEQAEVDRIFGALSATSEPDLPKGHSPTTAELVRQSLMNAEGPLSAQEIAERTGVSRQTAQRYLKLLERTGRATLTLKYGDAGRPEHRYVWATRS, from the coding sequence ATGATCGAGGTCCTGGTCGTGGACGACGACACCAGGGTCGCGCGCGTGAACGCCGCGTACGTCGAGAAGGTGCGGGGCTTCCATGTCGCCGGGGAGGCGCACAACGCGGCGGAGGCACTGCGCCAGCTGGAGGTGCTGCCGCACGTGGACCTGGTGCTCATGGACCACTACCTGCCCGACGAGACGGGCCTCGCGGTCGTCCAGGAGATGCGCCGACGCGGCCACCAGACCGATGTGATCATGGTCACGGCAGCGCGTGACATCTCAACCGTACAGGCGGCGATGCGGCAGGGCGCGCTGCAGTACCTCGTCAAGCCCTTCGCCTTCGCGGGGCTGCGCGCCAAGCTGGAGGCGTACGCCGAGCTGCGCCGCACCCTCGACGGCGGCGGCGAGGCGGAACAGGCGGAGGTGGACCGCATCTTCGGCGCGCTGTCGGCGACTTCGGAGCCGGACCTGCCCAAAGGCCACTCGCCCACCACCGCCGAACTCGTACGGCAGTCCCTGATGAACGCGGAAGGCCCCCTGTCGGCCCAGGAGATCGCCGAACGGACGGGGGTGAGCCGCCAGACCGCCCAGCGCTATCTGAAGCTCCTGGAGCGCACGGGACGGGCCACGCTGACCCTCAAGTACGGCGACGCGGGCCGCCCGGAACACCGTTACGTGTGGGCGACCCGCAGCTGA